From one Dermacentor andersoni chromosome 1, qqDerAnde1_hic_scaffold, whole genome shotgun sequence genomic stretch:
- the LOC126545691 gene encoding dynein light chain roadblock-type 2-like, giving the protein MTSEVEEIFKKLKDQEGVVGVVVTTSEGAPIKTSFDNVTTMQYATLVTRLCEQARSTLRDLEPGNDLTFLRMRTKKHEIMISPDKNYCLVVVQNPSG; this is encoded by the exons ATGACG TCCGAAGTCGAAGAGATATTCAAGAAGCTGAAAGACCAGGAGGGAGTCGTTGGAGTAGTGGTTACGACATCTGAAG GAGCACCTATCAAAACGTCATTTGACAATGTAACGACTATGCAATACGCTACCCTTGTCACACGACTGTGTGAACAGGCACGAAGCACTCTGCGGGACCTAGAACCTGGAAACGACTTGACATTCCTCAGGATGCGGACCAAGAAGCATGAAATTATGATATCACCAG ATAAGAACTATTGCTTGGTTGTGGTTCAAAATCCATCTGGATGA
- the LOC126545686 gene encoding uncharacterized protein has translation MAHVCDRAAIGDDDRRCEFCSKLFVQRKNMLQHIRNVHKMAVDVKKLMKCDVCGTSLPTMEKYSVHQIAAHNFEADYVHLVIRNNKEFHEWKAEEEGSQNCWFILPRDPKKLASGETRIHYYCNRSGEARKKEGHSDRREKSQGSCRSDLVL, from the exons ATGGCGCACGTCTGTGATCGAGCTGCCATCGGCGATGACGATCGTCGCTGCGAATTTTGCAGCAAACTATTCGTACAGAGGAAGAACATGCTGCAACACATCAGGAACGTTCACAAAATGGCCGTGGATGtcaagaaattgatgaaatgcgACGTATGTGGCACTTCCCTGCCTACAATGGAGAAGTATTCGGTGCACCAGATCGCTGCGCACAACTTCGAGGCTGATTACGTGCACCTGGTGATCCGGAACAATAAGG aatttcatgaatggaaagcagaagaagagggtagccaaaactgctggttcattttgcccagggaccccaaaaagctggccagtggagaaacaaggatccactattactgtaatagatcaggcgaggcaaggaaaaaggaaggtcaTAGTGACCGTCGGGAGAAAAGTCAGGGGAGCTGTAGGTCTG atcttgtgctatga